A genomic stretch from Helianthus annuus cultivar XRQ/B chromosome 1, HanXRQr2.0-SUNRISE, whole genome shotgun sequence includes:
- the LOC110913093 gene encoding tyrosine decarboxylase 1, with product MGSQAMLNPLDPEEFRRQAHIVVDFLADYYLNIENYPVCSQVEPGFLTKTMPLSAPLQPQPIETILQDVQKHIIPGLTHWQSPGFFAYFQSNASTGNFLGEMLLTGFNSVGFNWLASPAATELEMVVMEWLLKLLQLPKSFSFSSNGGGVIHGSTCESFVCTLIAAREKKLSQRKADLGKLVVYCSDQTHFSLQKACRVVGISHNNVRSIQTKKSMNFQLSSDALLTAIESDVRAGLIPLYVCLTLGTTSTTAVDPLLALSEIAKRFLMWVHVDAAYAGSACICPEFRHFLDGVEGANSFSFNPHKWFLTTLDCCCLWVKDQSDLTKALSNDPELLKNKASDTKNVVDYKDWQIALSRRFRAMKLWMVIRSYGVTGLQEVIRKHVKLAKHFEALLIADKRFEVVVPRNFATVCFKLLAPNASNEDSKRLTQTLLDSLNASGLVYMTHAVIEGVYVIRVAIGATLTEEKHVHMLWDMVQEHATHLLASCADIE from the coding sequence ATGGGCAGCCAAGCAATGCTGAACCCTCTAGACCCTGAGGAGTTCAGGAGACAAGCCCACATAGTGGTTGATTTCCTAGCCGATTACTATTTAAATATCGAAAACTATCCTGTTTGTAGCCAAGTTGAACCTGGTTTTCTCACAAAAACCATGCCCCTATCAGCACCACTGCAACCCCAACCCATCGAAACCATACTGCAAGACGTTCAGAAACATATCATTCCTGGCCTAACCCATTGGCAAAGTCCTGGTTTTTTCGCTTATTTCCAATCCAATGCAAGTACCGGAAACTTTCTAGGCGAAATGCTTCTTACCGGGTTTAATTCTGTAGGCTTTAACTGGTTGGCTTCTCCTGCTGCCACCGAGCTCGAGATGGTTGTCATGGAGTGGCTTTTGAAGCTTCTTCAACTTCCAAAATCATTCTCATTTTCTAGTAATGGAGGGGGTGTCATTCATGGGAGTACATGTGAGAGCTTTGTATGCACATTGATTGCTGCTAGAGAGAAGAAGTTGAGCCAAAGAAAGGCCGATCTAGGTAAGCTTGTTGTTTACTGCTCCGATCAGACGCATTTTTCTCTCCAAAAAGCTTGTCGAGTTGTTGGCATAAGTCATAACAATGTTCGATCCATCCAGACGAAAAAGTCCATGAATTTTCAGTTATCCTCGGATGCATTATTAACGGCTATTGAATCGGATGTTAGAGCCGGTTTGATCCCATTATACGTGTGCCTCACCTTAGGAACAACATCAACGACAGCGGTGGACCCGTTGCTCGCACTGAGTGAGATTGCAAAACGATTCCTTATGTGGGTTCATGTGGATGCTGCTTATGCTGGAAGTGCATGCATATGCCCAGAGTTTCGTCACTTTCTGGATGGTGTAGAAGGTGCAAACTCCTTCAGTTTTAACCCACACAAATGGTTCTTGACCACTTTAGATTGTTGTTGTCTCTGGGTTAAGGATCAAAGCGATCTTACAAAAGCTCTTTCTAATGATCCCGAACTGTTGAAGAACAAAGCGAGTGACACTAAAAATGTGGTAGACTACAAAGACTGGCAGATTGCTCTTAGCCGTCGTTTTAGAGCAATGAAATTATGGATGGTGATAAGAAGCTATGGAGTAACCGGGCTACAAGAGGTTATAAGAAAACATGTGAAATTGGCCAAGCATTTTGAAGCACTTTTGATTGCTGACAAGAGATTTGAAGTTGTAGTTCCTAGGAACTTTGCTACCGTGTGTTTTAAGTTATTGGCCCCTAATGCTAGCAATGAAGACTCTAAACGTCTGACCCAGACTCTCTTGGATTCACTGAATGCGTCGGGTCTAGTTTACATGACACATGCGGTGATAGAAGGGGTCTACGTGATTCGGGTTGCCATCGGTGCAACCCTTACCGAGGAGAAGCATGTTCATATGCTATGGGATATGGTGCAAGAGCATGCAACTCATTTGCTAGCTTCGTGTGCCGATATTGAATAA